DNA from Microbacterium foliorum:
CTCGATGGAGGAGGCCGTAGGAGCCGGGGGCGCGAGGGGGAACGCGACCGAGCTCACGGAGGCGTCGGGTCCCAGCCCCAGACCGATCGACAGCGGGTCGACGGTCGGAGCCTCGTGCAGCACCTCGGACTCCGGGCGCTCGAGAGGCTCAGAGGGCAGGGCCCACTCGTTCTCCTGCTCTTCGGGGCGTTGCTGGAAAAGTCCCATGTGCCCCATTCTGACCCCGAGTCGCGGTGCGACGCCGAGATTCACATCGGATTGCCCGGATGGGTGGATGCGTCACACGACGCGACGGAAGGTGAAGTACCCCGCGACATGGCCGTGATTGACGACACCGGTTCCCGTGCTCAGCATGCGCGCCGAGGTCGTCGCGCCGGACTCCACGAAGGTGTAGCCGGTGTGCTCGAGGCGCCAGCCGATCCGCTCCACCTCGCCGAGGAAGTAGCCGGCGTGCTCGTCGCTCACGAAGTCGTTCTCAGCGGAGCCCCACGACGACGCCTGGCCGGTGAGGCGGCTGACCTCGGTCTGCAGGTGCAGCAGAGCATCGCCCCGGTCGTACGCGTCGCGTGAGATCTGCAGCAGGCGTGCGGCCTCTTCGGTCGTCGGCATGGAGTCCCCTTCGTGTCGATTCATGATTCGCCGTCGCGGCGTGTGGCCGCTGTCGACGCGTACCTCGTGGCCTCATCCGGATGCGGCGCGCACGGCATCGACGAGCTCCCGCCACGGCCCGTCGAGCTGCGAGTCGGAGAGTTCGCGCTCGCGCTCGCGTTCGTCTGAGGGCGTGCGCGCGCGGATCAGCCAGACGAAGCGGTCGGCTCCCGCCGTGGCGTCGTCGTCGGCATCCCAGGGACAGCTCTCGATCATCGCGATCCAGTCGTGGGCGTCGGGGGGATCGGGTTGGACCCGCCACTGCCGCCGCATGCCGGCGATGCCTCCCGTGCGCACGACTGCGACCACGACCTGCGCGTCAGTCGGTGGAGGGGACTCGCTCATCTGCATAGACTCCCACGGTCGTCCACGCGCGTCGAGCGGCGGCACCCGTGGCGTCGTCGATCGCGGATGCCGCGGCCACCGTCGCATCGGCGAACTCGGTGAAGGTCGCGGTGCTCGAGAGCCCCCCGGTGAGCGCCCGGTACCAGACGGTGCCTGCCGCCTCCCAGGCGTTGCCGCCGAGGTCGATCGCGAACAGGGCGAAGGCGCGGTTCGGGATGCCGGAGTTGATGTGCACCCCTCCGTTGTCTTCGGTCGTGCGCACGAACCCGCTCATGTGATCGGGCTGCGGATCTTTGCCGAGCTCGTCGTCGTCATAGGCGGTGCCCGGCGCGATCATCGATCGCAGAGCGCTGCCCTGAACGGCGTCCGTGAAGATCTCGGC
Protein-coding regions in this window:
- a CDS encoding protealysin inhibitor emfourin, which encodes MSESPPPTDAQVVVAVVRTGGIAGMRRQWRVQPDPPDAHDWIAMIESCPWDADDDATAGADRFVWLIRARTPSDERERERELSDSQLDGPWRELVDAVRAASG